GAGCGGCGGCGAGGTCCTTGGCGGCGCCGTCCAGTTCGTCACGGGGCACGGCGAGGTTCGCCAGGCCGGTGCGCTCCGCCTCCTCGGCGTGGACGAAGCGTCCGGTGGCGCAGATCTCCAGGGCGCGGGCGTAGCCGACGAGGGCGACCAGCGGCTGGGTGCCGGTGAGGTCGGGGACCAGGCCGAGGCTGGTCTCCTTCATGGCGAACTGCACGTCGTCGGCGACCACCCGCAGGTCGCAGGAGAGGGCGAGCTGGAAACCGGCACCGATCGCGTGCCCCTGTACGGCGGCGATGGTGACCAGGTCGGTACGCCGCCACCAGGTGAAGGCCTCCTGGTACTCGGCGATCGTCGCGTCGAGGTCCGCCTCGGAGCCGCGTGCGAGATCGATGAAGGAGGGCTCGCCCTCGAAGCCTTCGGGGGTGAAGGCCTGCCGGTCGAGGCCGGCGGAGAAGGACTTGCCCTCGGCACGCAGCACCACCACCCGGACATTGCCCGGCAGCAGACGCCCCGCCTCGGCGAGCGCGCGCCACAGAGCGGGGCTCTGCGCGTTGCGCTTGTCGGGGTTGGTGAGGGTCACCGTCGCGATGTCCGCGTCGACGGTGAGCCGCACGCCGTCCTTGTCGAGTTCCGGTGCGTGCGAAGCCATGGGGCGCCTCCGATGGGTGCAGTCACTACGGGTCCGTCAGCCGATACCCGAAAAGTTACTGCACAGTAACCACCCAGTCGACCCCGCGGCCGACCGGGTGGCCACCATCACAAAGCCTGGTGAGCCGCCCGAAGTCAGCCGGCAGAGGCCTTCTTGCCCCGCGTCGCGCCGCCACGGCCACGCAGAACCACGCCGGATTCACTCAGCATCCGGTGCACGAAGCCATACGAGCGGCCGGTCTCCTCGGCCAGCGCTCGGATGCTCGCACCGGAGTCGTACTTCTTCTTCAGGTCTGCCGCGAGCTTGTCGCGCGCGGCGCCGGTTACCCGGCTGCCCTTCTTCAGAGTCTCGGCCACCCGGTCCTCCTCATGGGAAGTGCGCTCTGGGCTTCTCATGATCACCCCTCCCGCCCTTCCTGGCCACCCATTCGACAAGGTCTCTCGACAAACCTTGCACGCCCGGGAAACGGGGAGTACCGCCGGAAATTCGTCCACGGTGACGTTCCGAGGAAATTCGCGCCGCCGATTCCTGTACGAATAAGCAGGTCAGCGGGGTCGATCCGGAAACCCGACCGACCAGGAACGGTTCTCCCGCAATCCGGCGTGCGACACACCGAGAGCATGAGTGACACTCACGCAGATGAGGGATCAAGAGTCGGCCGAATGATCCATATGCGGTGATCAGTCATTCGATCAAGGCATACGGACCGCCGTCGGCCGCCTGCCGTGCGCACATCGGCAGGCGGCGGAACGCAGGGAGGTCAGGCGAGGGCGACCAGGTCCGCGTAGTCGGCGCCCCACAGGTCCTCGACGCCGTCCGGCAGCAGAATGATGCGCTCGGGCTGCAGGGCCGAGACGGCCCCCTCGTCGTGGGTGACCAGGACGACCGCGCCCTTGTAGGTGCGCAGAGCGCCGAGGATCTCCTCCCGGCTGGCCGGGTCGAGGTTGTTGGTGGGCTCGTCCAGGAGGAGGACGTTGGCCGCGGAGACGACCAGGGTGGCGAGCGCGAGCCGGGTCTTCTCGCCACCGGACAGCACACCGGCGGGCTTGTCCACGTCGTCGCCGGAGAACAGGAACGAGCCGAGCACCTTGCGGACCTCGACCAGGTCCATGTCGGGGGCGGCCGAGCGCATGTTCTCCAGGACGGTGCGGTCGGCGTCCAGCGTCTCGTGTTCCTGGGCGTAGTAGCCGAGCTTGAGGCCGTGGCCTTCGACGACCTTGCCGGTGTCGGGGGTCTCGACGCCGCCGAGCAGTCTGAGCAGCGTGGTCTTGCCCGCACCGTTGAGGCCGAGGATGACCACCCGGGAGCCCTTGTCGATGGCCAGGCCGACGTCGGTGAAGATCTCCAGCGAGCCGTAGGACTTCGACAGGCCCTCGGCGGTGAGCGGGGTTTTGCCGCAGGGCGCGGGCTCGGGGAAGCGGAGCTTGGCCACCTTGTCGCTGCGCCGCTCGTCCTCCAGGCCGGAGAGCAGCTTCTCGGCGCGGCGGGCCATGTTCTGCGCGGCGACGGTCTTGGTCGCCTTGGCGCGCATCTTGTCCGCCTGGGCGTTGAGGGCCGCAGCCTTCTTCTCGGCGTTCTGGCGTTCGCGCCTGCGCCGCTTCTCGTCGGCCTCGCGCTGCTGCTGGTACAGCTTCCAGCCCATGTTGTAGACGTCGATCGCGGAACGGTTGGCGTCCAGGTAGAAGACCTTGTTGACGACCGTCTCCACCAGGTCCACGTCGTGCGAGATCACGATGAAGCCGCCGCGATACGTCTTCAGATAGTCGCGCAGCCAGACGATCGAGTCGGCGTCGAGGTGGTTGGTCGGCTCGTCGAGCAGCAGGGTGTCGGCGTCGGAGAAGAGGATCCTGGCGAGTTCGACACGGCGGCGCTGACCACCGGAGAGGGTGTGCAGCGGCTGGCCGAGGACGCGGTCGGGCAGGTTCAGGGCGGCGGCGATGGTGGCCGCCTCCGCCTCCGCCGCGTACCCGCCCTTGGTGAGGAACTCGGTCTCCTGGCGCTCGTACTGCTTCATCGCCTTGTCGCGGGTGCCGCCCTTGCCGGTGGCGATGCGCTGCTCGTTCTCGCGCATCTTGCGCAGCAGGGTGTCCAGGCCCCGTGCGGAGAGGATGCGGTCCCGGGCGAAGACGTCGAGGTCGCCGGTGCGCGGGTCCTGCGGCAGGTAGCCGACCTCGCCGGAGCGGGTGACGGTGCCCGCGGCGGGGATGCCGTCGCCCGCGAGGACCTTGGTGAGGGTGGTCTTGCCCGCGCCGTTGCGGCCGACGAGGCCGATGCGGTCGCCCTTGGCGACGCGGAAGGTGGCGGACTCGATGAGGATACGGGCGCCGGCTCGCAGCTCGACGCCTTGGGCGGTGATCACGGTCAGACTCCGGGGCAGGTTCGTGGGACGGCGGGCGGACTGGGGCGTCGGGCGCCGTCTAATGCACGAGGAGAATGGCCATGGGCCAATCCTAACGGCGGCGGCAAGCGCTTTTTGCCCCCGGATCGCGCCCGGCGCCCGGGCGTTGGGCCGCCTCGGAGCCGGTCGCCCGCGGTGGGGTCGACGGGCGACGCCGGGCCGTTGTCAGTGCCCGGTGCCAGACTGTGCGGCGGATCACACAACTCACGCGGGACGCGGGCGCCACAGGGCGTTCGGCCCGCCGCACGGACGAGGAGGAGCGCCATGGCCGGGACCGGCGAACGACGGGCCAGCATCTATCCGACGCTGCTGTACGCGGACGCTCGGGCGGTGATCACCCAGCTCACGGAGGCCTTCGGCTTCACCGAACTGGCGCGGTACGACAGCGAGGACGGCACCGTGATGCACGCGGAGCTGGCCCAGGGCAACGGAGCCGTGATGCTGGGCTCCAAGGGACGCGGCGGCGCCTTCGACGCCGCGATGAAGAACGCGGGC
This is a stretch of genomic DNA from Streptomyces sp. NA04227. It encodes these proteins:
- a CDS encoding enoyl-CoA hydratase/isomerase family protein, with protein sequence MASHAPELDKDGVRLTVDADIATVTLTNPDKRNAQSPALWRALAEAGRLLPGNVRVVVLRAEGKSFSAGLDRQAFTPEGFEGEPSFIDLARGSEADLDATIAEYQEAFTWWRRTDLVTIAAVQGHAIGAGFQLALSCDLRVVADDVQFAMKETSLGLVPDLTGTQPLVALVGYARALEICATGRFVHAEEAERTGLANLAVPRDELDGAAKDLAAALVQAPRNAVIETKALLQKAAVPGSLDEQRATERAAQGRRLRDLIGLGE
- a CDS encoding helix-turn-helix domain-containing protein; this encodes MAETLKKGSRVTGAARDKLAADLKKKYDSGASIRALAEETGRSYGFVHRMLSESGVVLRGRGGATRGKKASAG
- a CDS encoding ABC-F family ATP-binding cassette domain-containing protein; translation: MITAQGVELRAGARILIESATFRVAKGDRIGLVGRNGAGKTTLTKVLAGDGIPAAGTVTRSGEVGYLPQDPRTGDLDVFARDRILSARGLDTLLRKMRENEQRIATGKGGTRDKAMKQYERQETEFLTKGGYAAEAEAATIAAALNLPDRVLGQPLHTLSGGQRRRVELARILFSDADTLLLDEPTNHLDADSIVWLRDYLKTYRGGFIVISHDVDLVETVVNKVFYLDANRSAIDVYNMGWKLYQQQREADEKRRRRERQNAEKKAAALNAQADKMRAKATKTVAAQNMARRAEKLLSGLEDERRSDKVAKLRFPEPAPCGKTPLTAEGLSKSYGSLEIFTDVGLAIDKGSRVVILGLNGAGKTTLLRLLGGVETPDTGKVVEGHGLKLGYYAQEHETLDADRTVLENMRSAAPDMDLVEVRKVLGSFLFSGDDVDKPAGVLSGGEKTRLALATLVVSAANVLLLDEPTNNLDPASREEILGALRTYKGAVVLVTHDEGAVSALQPERIILLPDGVEDLWGADYADLVALA
- a CDS encoding VOC family protein; this encodes MAGTGERRASIYPTLLYADARAVITQLTEAFGFTELARYDSEDGTVMHAELAQGNGAVMLGSKGRGGAFDAAMKNAGTTGVYVVVDDVDAHHAHAVAKGAEILLPPTDQDYGGRDYMALDLEGNIWSFGTYAPEVPA